The following are from one region of the Natronosporangium hydrolyticum genome:
- a CDS encoding spermidine synthase gives MVSARFEELDWRQTPIGEISLRRRWDPTCAREVHEIKLDDEFLMSSLFTQAEVELARLALARIRGDGPWDVVVGGLGLGCTAATVLAEPKVGTLLVVEALEAVIDWHTWRLLPTGEQLVTDRRCRLVQGDFFAMAAADGFDPKRPRRQFDAILVDIDHSPDHLLHPGHGDFYRPAGLRRLAAHLRPAGVFALWSDDPPEPRFTAALSDLFTTVEAETVRFRNPFLEQESANTVYVAVDPR, from the coding sequence ATGGTGAGTGCCCGTTTCGAAGAGCTGGACTGGCGGCAGACCCCGATCGGTGAGATCAGCCTCCGGCGCCGGTGGGATCCCACCTGTGCCCGAGAGGTCCACGAGATCAAGCTCGACGACGAGTTCCTGATGTCCAGCCTGTTCACCCAGGCGGAGGTGGAACTCGCCCGGCTGGCCCTGGCCCGGATCCGCGGCGACGGTCCCTGGGATGTCGTCGTCGGCGGTCTCGGGCTCGGATGCACCGCCGCGACGGTGCTGGCCGAGCCGAAGGTCGGCACCTTGCTGGTGGTCGAGGCCCTGGAAGCGGTGATCGACTGGCACACGTGGCGGCTGTTGCCGACTGGTGAGCAGTTGGTCACCGACCGCCGTTGCCGGCTGGTGCAGGGCGACTTCTTTGCCATGGCCGCCGCCGATGGTTTCGACCCGAAACGCCCCCGGCGGCAGTTCGACGCCATCCTGGTAGACATCGACCACTCGCCGGATCATCTGCTGCACCCGGGCCACGGCGACTTCTATCGGCCGGCCGGGCTGCGTCGACTCGCCGCCCACCTGCGGCCAGCCGGGGTGTTCGCGCTGTGGTCCGACGACCCGCCGGAGCCCAGGTTCACCGCTGCGCTCTCCGACCTGTTCACAACCGTCGAGGCGGAGACTGTGCGCTTCCGCAACCCGTTCCTTGAGCAGGAGTCGGCCAATACCGTCTACGTGGCGGTCGACCCCCGCTGA